In Carassius carassius chromosome 7, fCarCar2.1, whole genome shotgun sequence, one genomic interval encodes:
- the tpt1 gene encoding translationally-controlled tumor protein homolog, translating to MIIYKDIITGDEMFSDIYKIKESENGMMIEVEGKMISRSEGDIDDALIGGNASAEVQDEGCDSTTVSGVDIVLNHKLQETSYDKKSYTAYIKDYMKAVKAKLQECAPDRVDPFMANAPAEVKKILGNIKNFQFFIGESMNPDGIVGLLDFREDGVTPYMLFFKDGLEIEKC from the exons ATGATCATCTACAAGGACATCATCACCG GGGATGAGATGTTCTCCGACATCTACAAGATCAAAGAGTCTGAGAATGGAATGATGATCGAAGTTGAAGGAAAG ATGATCAGCAGGTCGGAGGGAGACATAGACGATGCACTGATTGGTGGCAATGCGTCAGCAGAAGTTCAGGATGAGGGCTGTGATTCTACCACTGTCAGCGGTGTAGATATTGTCCTCAACCACAAACTTCAGGAGACCTCCTATGACAAGAAGTCTTACACGGCCTACATCAAGGACTACATGAAGGC CGTAAAAGCCAAGCTACAGGAATGTGCACCTGACAGGGTAGACCCCTTCATGGCTAACGCACCGGCTGAGGTCAAGAAAATTCTAGGCAACATCAAAAACTTTCAG TTTTTCATTGGCGAGTCCATGAACCCAGATGGCATTGTTGGTCTCCTTGACTTCCGTGAGGATGGCGTCACACCGTACATGCTTTTCTTTAAGGATGGTCTGGAGATTGAGAAATGC TAA